A single region of the Lotus japonicus ecotype B-129 chromosome 4, LjGifu_v1.2 genome encodes:
- the LOC130710381 gene encoding uncharacterized protein LOC130710381: protein MRHNEQKQARLRRRMILWRKRNGLPPLVEYLDIGDPTWKCEYCGALMWYDERTVKAKRPDEPEFSLCCSSGKVQLPLMLDPPPTLRHLLFDKDTEQSKHFRENIRAYNAAFNFTSMGAKVDREVNTGRGPRVFKISGQNYHSIGDLTPAEGHRPKFAQLYIYDTTNEVENIRALFRTSDSEFMLHTNIIQMLKEMLDKDNVWAGAFRMARDVFDVHEDENFSLKLIFDRQSDGRTYNMPTVSEVAALIVGDFDTSFNRRDIVVQKKNGRLKFVSELHPAYLPLQYPLLFAYGEDGYRSGVLHRGLDLEEWISKPAYHTVTIREFFAFRLQTREKEPETLLHAGKLFQQFIVDGYTMIEAHRMCYYRRNQKKFRAGSYKDVNSAVDHGITESSSSGTRILLPSSFIGGRRYMNQHYYDAMAICHKLGYPDLFITFTCNQNWDEINRFLTKKRLRPEDRPDVVTRVFKIKLQQLMEELKSGTLFGDVIAVVYTIEFQKRGLPHAHILLFLRNKSPNHSHIDKIISAEIPDPNPQPLLYERVKTSMMHGPCGSDNIKSPCMKDGKCSIFFPKPYVESTTLDEEGYPVYRRRNDGRTVKKGSIELDNRYVVPYNPTLLLKYDSHINVEWCNQSQSIKYLFKYISKGHDRIIAGIHDKNKEVDEIKMYYDCRYLSPCESVWRTFGFEIVHREPAVERLSFHLPGEQSVLYEDDEPLDVVLDKAGSKGTMFTAWLEANKKYPEAKNLTYAEFPSMFVLNKKENKWEPRKSGRSIGRMHYVKPTCGELFYMRILLNVVKGPQSFADIRTIDNVVHETYRDACAKLGFLEDDGQYARAIKDASFTSSGHRLRLLFCEMLIANSLTMPCHVWNETWEYLSEGILRRERQVLNFPGLELSVEQLRAKTLLEIEKILKGHCRSLADFHGMPCPDEIFVREAGNILIHNEMSYNVEVLRSDLQGLISSLTDEQMNAYSKIMEAVDGNKGGVFFLNGYGGTGKTFVWRTLTTALRARGDIVLTVASSGIAAILLPGGKTAHSRFGIPIDVDQHSTCKIKQGSDLAELMIVAKLIIWDEAPMTHKYCFEAFDRSLRDIMSSSNPNSLNEVFGGKTIVFDGDFRQILPVIPGGGRSEVIFATINSSYIWDSCHVLSLTKNMRLQSSIMGQDVDQLREFGEWILQIGDGLAGGPNHGEAEIDIPKDLLIDNYDDPIHAIVESTYPDLMRYYKDKEYLEDRAILCPTLRIVRKINDYMLSLIPGEERIYYSANRICPTQRQHHALQHLNQSEFLNGLESSGLPNHELKLKVGVPIMLLRNIDQTQGLCNGTRLIVTQMYDTVIEAKVITGAYSGKKHWITRMLMVPSQSKWPFKLQRRQFPISVCYAMTINKSQGQSLNNVGLYLPKPPFIHGQLYVAVSRVKSRKGLKILAHNKNGEISSKTTNVLWKEVFQNVH, encoded by the exons ATGAGACACAATGAGCAAAAGCAAGCAAGGCTAAGAAGAAGAATGATCTTATGGAGGAAGAGAAATGGGTTGCCTCCCTTAG TGGAGTACTTGGACATAGGGGATCCTACATGGAAGTGTGAATATTGTGGAGCATTAATGTGGTATGATGAAAGGACCGTTAAAGCAAAAAGGCCTGATGAGCCTGAATTCAGTCTATGTTGCTCTTCTGGAAAAGTACAATTGCCTCTTATGTTGGATCCTCCACCAACATTGCGGCACCTTCTTTTTGATAAGGATACGGAACAGAGTAAACATTTCAGAGAAAATATTAGAGCTTACAATGCAGCCTTCAACTTTACATCTATGGGTGCTAAAGTGGATAGGGAGGTCAATACCGGTCGTGGTCCAcgtgtttttaaaatttctggCCAAAATTATCATAGTATTGGTGATCTTACTCCGGCAGAAGGTCATCGTccaaaatttgcacaattatACATATATGATACAACCAATGAAGTTGAGAATATAAGGGCATTATTCAG gACAAGTGACTCTGAATTTATGTTGCACACAAACATAATTCAGATGTTGAAAGAAATGCTTGACAAGGATAATGTTTGGGCTGGAGCATTTCGGATGGCAAGAGATGTTTTTGATGTACATGAAGATGAAAATTTCAGCTTGAAGTTAATCTTTGATAGACAATCTGATGGGAGAACCTACAATATGCCTACTGTTTCAGAGGTAGCTGCCCTTATTGTTGGAGACTTTGATACTTCTTTTAATAGAAGAGACATAGTggttcagaaaaaaaatggaagacTAAAGTTTGTTAGTGAGCTTCATCCTGCCTACCTTCCATTGCAGTACCCATTGTTGTTTGCTTATGGAGAGGATGGTTACCGGAGTGGTGTTTTACATAGAGGTCTTGATCTTGAAGAATGGATATCCAAACCTGCCTACCACACTGTTACTATAAGGGAGTTTTTTGCTTTTAGACTACAAACGAGGGAGAAGGAACCTGAAACCCTTTTACATGCAGGAAAATTATTCCAACAATTTATTGTTGATGGTTACACAATGATTGAGGCTCATAGAATGTGTTACTATAGAAGGaatcaaaaaaaatttagggctGGTTCATATAAAGATGTTAACTCTGCTGTTGATCATGGCATCActgaatcatcatcttccgGAACCCGGATCTTGCTTCCATcgtcatttattggtggtaggaGATATATGAACCAACATTATTATGATGCAATGGCTATTTGTCATAAGCTGGGCTATCCAGATTTGTTCATAACTTTTACGTGCAACCAGAACTGGGATGAGATTAACAGATTCTTGACAAAGAAAAGATTGAGGCCAGAAGATCGCCCTGACGTTGTAACTAGGGTATTCAAAATAAAGTTACAACAACTGATGGAAGAATTAAAGAGTGGAACTTTGTTTGGTGACGTGATTGCCG ttgTGTATACCATTGAATTTCAGAAGAGAGGTCTCCCACATGCGCATATATTGTTATTTCTTCGGAATAAGTCTCCAAATCATTCTCATATTGACAAAATTATTAGTGCGGAGATACCAGATCCCAATCCGCAACCGCTACTTTATGAAAGAGTGAAGACATCCATGATGCATGGTCCTTGTGGTTCAGATAATATAAAATCTCCATGCATGAAAGATGGGAAGtgctcaattttttttccaaagccTTATGTGGAAAGCACTACACTTGATGAAGAAGGATACCCGGTGTATAGAAGACGTAACGATGGGAGAACCGTCAAAAAAGGAAGCATAGAGTTGGATAATCGATATGTGGTTCCTTATAATCCCACATTGTTGCTGAAATATGACTCGCATATAAATGTGGAATGGTGTAATCAATCACAGTCTATAAAGTATCTTTTCAAGTACATAAGCAAGGGCCATGACCGTATTATAGCTGGGATACATGACAAGAACAAGGAAGTAGATGAGATCAAAATGTATTATGATTGTCGTTACTTATCACCGTGTGAATCAGTTTGGAGGACTTTTGGCTTCGAGATTGTGCATAGGGAGCCAGCTGTTGAGAGATTATCATTTCATCTCCCTGGTGAACAAAGTGTGCTATATGAGGATGATGAGCCTCTTGATGTTGTCCTAGACAAAGCTGGATCTAAGGGAACAATGTTTACCGCATGGCTCGAAGCAAATAAAAAGTATCCTGAAGCTAAAAATCTAACATATGCTGAATTTCCATCTATGTTTGTCCTtaataaaaaggaaaataaatggGAGCCAAGGAAGTCCGGTAGAAGCATTGGCAGAATGCATTATGTGAAGCCTACATGTGGAGAGCTTTTTTACATGAGAATATTGCTCAATGTTGTAAAAGGGCCTCAGAGTTTTGCAGATATTCGAACAATTGATAATGTTGTTCATGAAACGTATAGAGATGCATGTGCCAAATTGGGATTTCTAGAAGATGATGGACAATATGCTCGAGCAATCAAAGATGCTTCTTTTACATCCTCAGGACATCGTCTAAGGTTATTGTTTTGTGAGATGTTAATTGCAAATAGCTTGACAATGCCGTGCCATGTTTGGAACGAAACATGGGAATATCTTTCTGAAGGAATTTTAAGAAGGGAACGACAAGTTTTAAATTTTCCAG GTTTGGAACTAAGTGTTGAACAACTACGTGCCAAGACTTTATTGGAAATTGAAAAGATACTCAAGGGTCATTGTAGAAGTTTGGCAGATTTTCATGGAATGCCATGTCCTGATGAAATATTTGTTCGTGAGGCAGGGAATATTCTTATTCACAATGAAATGAGTTACAATGTAGAAGTCCTTAGATCTGATTTACAAGGTCTAATTTCTTCTCTCACGGATGAGCAGATGAATGCTTATAGTAAAATCATGGAAGCTGTAGATGGAAACAAGGGTGGTGTTTTTTTCCTTAATGGTTATGGAGGGACCGGAAAGACATTTGTATGGAGAACACTCACCACTGCTTTGCGTGCTAGAGGTGATATTGTTCTTACGGTGGCTTCTAGCGGAATTGCAGCGATCCTTCTCCCAGGTGGAAAGACTGCACATTCAAGATTTGGCATTCCCATAGATGTGGATCAGCATTCAACATGTAAAATCAAACAAGGGTCAGACTTAGCTGAGTTAATGATTGTGGCTAAATTGATAATTTGGGATGAAGCTCCTATGACGCATAAGTACTGCTTTGAAGCATTTGATAGGTCTCTTCGTGATATTATGAGTAGTTCCAACCCGAATAGTCTCAACGAAGTATTTGGTGGAAAAACTATTGTGTTTGATGGAGATTTTCGGCAAATTCTCCCGGTTATCCCAGGAGGGGGGCGCTCCGAAGTGATTTTTGCAACAATTAATTCATCCTACATATGGGATAGCTGTCATGTTTTGTCTCTAACAAAGAACATGAGATTGCAATCAAGCATCATGGGGCAGGATGTTGATCAGTTAAGAGAATTTGGCGAGTGGATCCTACAGATAGGTGATGGTCTAGCCGGTGGTCCTAATCATGGTGAAGCTGAAATTGACATCCCAAAAGATTTGCTGATAGACAATTATGATGACCCTATTCATGCTATTGTTGAGAGCACATATCCTGACTTGATGAGATATTACAAAGATAAGGAATATCTGGAAGATAGAGCTATCCTTTGTCCTACGTTGCGCATTGTGAGGAAGATCAATGATTACATGTTGTCTTTGATTCCTGGTGAAGAGAGAATTTACTACAGTGCAAATAGAATTTGCCCAACTCAAAGACAACATCATGCATTGCAACATTTGAATCAGTCTGAATTTTTAAATGGCTTAGAGAGCTCTGGACTGCCAAATCACGAGTTGAAGCTTAAAGTTGGAGTCCCTATCATGTTACTTAGAAATATAGACCAGACACAAGGTCTTTGTAATGGGACTAGATTAATAGTGACTCAGATGTATGATACTGTTATTGAAGCCAAGGTGATTACAGGAGCATATAGTGGTAAAAAGCATTGGATTACTAGAATGTTGATGGTTCCGTCTCAAAGCAAATGGCCATTTAAACTTCAAAGAAGGCAATTTCCTATCAGCGTGTGTTATGCAATGACCataaataaaagtcaaggcCAATCATTGAATAACGTTGGGTTATATcttccaaagcctcctttcatTCATGGACAATTATATGTTGCTGTATCGCGAGTAAAGAGTAGAAAGGGATTAAAGATATTAGCTCACAATAAAAATGGTGAAATATCCAGCAAGACAACCAATGTTTTATGGAAAGAAGTTTTTCAGAATGTCCATTAG
- the LOC130713749 gene encoding probable polyol transporter 6 yields the protein MEKGGNEDQASTLNKYALGCVIVASMVAIISGYDTGVMSGALLFIKEDIGISDTEQEILAGILNLCALVGCLVAGRTSDYIGRRYTILLASSLFLIGAVFMGYGPNYVILMIGRCVCGVGVGFALTTAPVYAAEISSASYRGFLSSLPELCIGLGIFTGYISNYFLGKLALKLGWRLMLGLAAIPSLGLTLGILTMPESPRWLVMQGRLRDAKNVLLEVSNTTEEAELRFRDIIVAAGFDENCNDEVVNQPQKSHQGEGVWKELFLRPTPPVRRMLIAAIGIHFFEHATGIEAVMLYSPRIFKKAGVTTKDKLLLATIGVGLTKIVFLSISTFLLDRVGRRRLLQISTTGMIFGLTILGFSLTIVDHSSKKLLWALSLSIVATYTFVAFYNVGLAPVTWVYSSEVFPLRLRAQGNSIGVAVNRGMNAAISMSFISIYKAITIGGAFFLFAGMSVLAWVFFYFCLPETKGKSLEEMEMVFSKSGDKNVGIEMN from the exons ATGGAGAAGGGTGGCAATGAAGACCAGGCCTCAACGCTCAACAAATATGCCTTAGGATGCGTCATAGTGGCTTCAATGGTAGCCATCATATCCGGTTATG ATACTGGTGTTATGAGTGGAGCTCTCCTATTCATAAAGGAAGATATTGGAATCAGTGATACCGAACAAGAAATTCTAGCTGGAATCTTAAATCTTTGTGCATTGGTAGGATGCTTAGTTGCTGGAAGAACCTCTGATTACATTGGTCGCCGCTACACAATCTTATTAGCCTCTTCCCTCTTCTTGATTGGTGCAGTTTTCATGGGGTATGGTCCAAACTATGTTATATTAATGATTGGGAGATGTGTTTGTGGTGTGGGTGTGGGGTTTGCTCTCACAACAGCACCAGTTTACGCTGCAGAGATTTCCTCTGCATCATATCGGGGTTTTCTATCTTCCTTACCTGAGCTATGCATTGGTCTTGGGATTTTTACTGGATATATCTCAAACTACTTCTTAGGGAAACTAGCTTTGAAACTTGGATGGAGACTGATGCTTGGTCTTGCAGCAATTCCATCACTTGGATTGACTTTGGGCATTCTAACCATGCCAGAGTCTCCAAGGTGGTTGGTGATGCAGGGTCGTTTACGAGACGCCAAGAATGTCCTTTTGGAAGTTTCTAATACCACAGAAGAGGCTGAACTTCGCTTCAGGGATATAATAGTTGCTGCTGGGTTTGATGAGAATTGCAATGATGAGGTTGTGAACCAGCCTCAAAAGTCCCACCAGGGTGAAGGGGTTTGGAAAGAGTTGTTCCTGAGGCCCACACCTCCTGTTCGTCGAATGTTGATTGCTGCTATTGGGATTCACTTCTTTGAGCATGCAACTGGCATTGAAGCAGTGATGTTGTATAGCCCAAGAATCTTTAAGAAAGCTGGTGTTACAACCAAGGACAAGCTCTTACTTGCAACAATTGGAGTAGGTCTTACAAAGAttgtttttttgtcaatatcCACATTCTTGCTTGATAGAGTTGGTAGAAGACGCCTCTTACAAATAAGCACTACGGGAATGATTTTTGGGCTTACAATTTTAGGCTTCAGCTTGACCATAGTAGATCATTCCAGCAAAAAGCTCTTGTGGGCCTTGAGCCTTAGCATTGTGGCCACATACACTTTTGTTGCTTTCTATAATGTTGGGCTTGCGCCAGTAACATGGGTGTATAGTTCAGAGGTATTTCCTTTGAGGTTGAGAGCACAAGGGAATAGCATAGGAGTTGCGGTAAATAGAGGCATGAATGCAGCTATTTCCATGAGTTTTATTTCCATCTACAAAGCAATCACTATAGGTGGGgccttttttttatttgctgGCATGTCTGTATTGGCTTGGGTGTTCTTCTACTTTTGCCTTCCTGAAACCAAGGGCAAGTCCTTAGAAGAAATGGAAATGGTCTTCTCGAAATCTGGTGATAAAAATGTAGGGATCGAGATGAACTGA
- the LOC130710384 gene encoding uncharacterized protein LOC130710384, producing MPPVALDIFVGKTFIFKIKTDDSKNGKYAKSYFVYTMTDAPDMIKLFTSSDDTVKYSLQISSIDANSEPSIQKHQSHDIGDISITSENDLESYSQHNVTPMKRMSHQNLDFSNIEENSPAQASSTKELKRVKIEK from the exons ATGCCTCCTGTTGCATTGGATATTTTTGTTGGAAAAACTTTCATATTTAAGATAAAAACTGATGATAGTAAGAACGGAAAATATGCAAAGAGTTATTTTGTGTACACAATGACTGACGCTCCTGATATGATAAAACTTTTCACCTCAAGTGATGACACAGTAAAG TATTCGTTGCAAATTAGTAGTATTGATGCAAATAGTGAGCCATCTATTCAAAAGCATCAATCTCATGACATT GGTGACATTTCTATTACAAGTGAAAATGATCTTGAATCATATTCTCAGCACAATGTTACTCCTATGAAAAGAATGTCACATCAAAATCTTGATTTTTCTAACATAGAGGAAAACTCTCCAGCACAAGCTTCCTCAACTAAGGAGTTAAAACGTGTTAAGATAGAGAAGTGA